The following are encoded in a window of Paenibacillaceae bacterium GAS479 genomic DNA:
- a CDS encoding spore maturation protein A, whose translation MVNWIWLFFIVVSVVVAAATGRMDAVTQAAFDGAKNGVTICFGLISILVFWMGLMRIAEDAGLLSRLARLLGPLVRLLFPDVPKGHPAMGYIMSNMSANILGLGNAATPMGIKAMQELQKLNPNPDTATPAMCTLLALNTSSITLVPTTLIAIRMNYGSVNPAEIVGTTLAATAVATLAAIALDRWYRHRQPPLAPPTAEQPVGKQDHRSAGLLRSRGSGKRPAT comes from the coding sequence GTGGTCAACTGGATATGGCTGTTTTTTATCGTGGTCAGCGTTGTCGTTGCGGCGGCTACCGGTCGTATGGATGCAGTGACGCAGGCAGCGTTTGATGGAGCCAAAAACGGAGTGACGATCTGCTTTGGTCTGATCAGCATTCTCGTCTTCTGGATGGGGCTAATGCGAATCGCTGAGGACGCGGGCTTGCTCTCCCGTCTCGCTCGGTTGCTGGGTCCGCTCGTCCGTCTGTTGTTCCCAGATGTGCCGAAGGGCCATCCAGCAATGGGTTACATCATGAGCAATATGAGTGCAAATATTCTCGGGCTAGGCAATGCGGCGACTCCGATGGGAATTAAGGCGATGCAAGAGCTGCAAAAGCTGAATCCCAATCCGGATACAGCAACTCCCGCAATGTGCACACTGCTTGCGCTTAACACATCCAGCATTACGCTCGTGCCGACTACTTTGATTGCAATCCGCATGAATTATGGGTCGGTGAATCCGGCGGAAATCGTCGGCACAACGCTTGCCGCGACAGCGGTTGCGACTCTGGCGGCGATTGCACTGGATCGCTGGTATCGACACCGACAGCCTCCGCTCGCTCCGCCAACGGCCGAGCAGCCTGTAGGCAAACAGGATCATCGCTCGGCAGGGTTGCTGCGATCTAGAGGAAGCGGGAAACGGCCTGCCACCTGA
- a CDS encoding D-alanyl-D-alanine carboxypeptidase yields MALNEAWKRTVAIALGMSLLCAVMLPAAAASGASKPPSTSARASALIDVESGRLLYSDSGDTPMLIASLTKIMTAITAIEEGDLTDTVTVGPRAVGKEGSSIYLKLGEKMKLENMLYGLMLRSGNDAATAIAEHVGGSEEGFVRMMNDKAAWIGMENSTFMNPHGLDQKGHMSTANDMAKLTAYALRNPVFAEIVKTKVHKAPNPNDPWDYSWVNKNKMLAMYDGADGVKTGYTKTALRCLVSSATRDGQQLAVVTLNDRDDWHDHSVLLDWGFGNYKLKPLAQRGEPLKGYALAAGREFSYPLAEGEETGLSNNLVLLSPSKNATAYALGERGRLEWSLNGQPIGTVPVYDQGSPRLKLPDRPAASFRPGGMFSNRPASIGSALMMSLRALFGAKEA; encoded by the coding sequence GTGGCCCTAAATGAAGCTTGGAAGCGCACAGTTGCTATTGCGCTCGGAATGTCTTTGCTTTGCGCTGTTATGCTGCCTGCCGCTGCGGCATCTGGAGCTTCGAAGCCGCCGTCCACTAGTGCTAGAGCGTCTGCACTCATCGATGTGGAATCTGGTCGATTGCTGTACAGCGACTCCGGCGATACGCCGATGCTCATTGCCAGTTTAACGAAGATCATGACCGCCATTACCGCTATTGAAGAGGGTGACCTGACTGATACGGTTACAGTTGGCCCGCGCGCAGTTGGCAAGGAAGGCTCCTCGATTTATTTGAAATTGGGCGAGAAAATGAAGCTAGAGAATATGCTCTACGGCCTAATGCTCCGCTCTGGCAATGATGCAGCTACGGCGATTGCCGAGCATGTGGGCGGCTCTGAGGAAGGTTTCGTCCGAATGATGAACGATAAAGCAGCTTGGATCGGCATGGAAAATTCCACCTTCATGAATCCTCACGGCTTGGATCAAAAGGGACATATGTCCACTGCCAACGATATGGCCAAACTGACTGCTTATGCTCTACGCAATCCGGTGTTCGCGGAAATCGTCAAGACGAAGGTGCACAAAGCGCCAAACCCTAATGATCCTTGGGATTACAGCTGGGTAAACAAAAACAAAATGCTCGCTATGTACGATGGGGCAGACGGGGTTAAAACCGGCTATACCAAAACGGCGCTGCGCTGCCTGGTTAGCTCGGCTACCAGGGACGGCCAGCAGCTTGCTGTTGTGACGCTAAATGATCGAGATGACTGGCATGATCATTCCGTATTGCTAGACTGGGGCTTTGGCAATTACAAACTGAAACCGCTAGCCCAAAGGGGCGAGCCGCTCAAAGGCTATGCGCTTGCGGCCGGCAGAGAGTTCAGTTACCCTCTGGCGGAAGGAGAAGAGACGGGACTCAGCAACAATTTAGTACTGCTCAGTCCTTCCAAAAATGCCACTGCATATGCGCTTGGCGAGCGCGGCAGGCTGGAGTGGAGCTTGAACGGGCAGCCGATCGGAACGGTGCCTGTGTACGATCAAGGAAGTCCAAGGCTCAAGCTGCCAGATCGGCCAGCTGCCTCTTTCCGCCCAGGCGGTATGTTTAGCAATCGGCCTGCTTCCATCGGCTCAGCGCTGATGATGAGCCTGCGAGCGCTATTTGGAGCCAAGGAGGCTTGA
- a CDS encoding sporulation protein YtfJ has translation MAEHPIQGLMQTAMENIKEMVDVNTIVGDPVQTPDGSVIMPISKVGFGFVAGGSDIRMDGSTHNTSSHADAHNAQVASPFGGGSGGGVSITPIAFLVVGTHGVRVVPLDNQTHLVERVIDSVPGAFEKIQGMFRHSGTDRVESTLINTDPII, from the coding sequence GTGGCAGAACATCCTATTCAGGGCCTAATGCAGACGGCCATGGAAAATATCAAGGAAATGGTGGACGTTAACACGATCGTCGGAGATCCCGTGCAAACGCCGGACGGCAGCGTGATTATGCCGATCAGTAAAGTCGGCTTCGGATTCGTGGCCGGAGGCAGTGACATCCGTATGGACGGCTCCACGCACAACACTTCATCCCACGCGGATGCTCATAACGCGCAAGTAGCGTCGCCTTTTGGCGGAGGTAGCGGTGGTGGCGTATCCATTACGCCAATCGCATTTCTCGTAGTAGGCACGCATGGAGTGCGGGTTGTGCCGCTCGATAATCAGACCCATCTCGTTGAGCGGGTCATTGATTCGGTGCCAGGTGCTTTTGAGAAAATCCAGGGCATGTTCCGGCACTCCGGAACCGACCGTGTCGAAAGCACTCTTATCAACACCGATCCCATCATCTAA
- a CDS encoding Predicted arabinose efflux permease, MFS family, with protein MNINQPTSSAPQERSGNWFALFALAITFFGVGVTEFISIGILPGVARDFGISISTAGLIVSMYALGVAVGGPILTSLTAKLNRKKVLLSMIVLFIIGHFITAIAPVFSLVLAGRVLSAFSHGVFFALGSTVAANLVPQNRRGSAIAFVFGGFTIATAIGAPLGTYLSEIYGWRLPFYGITIIGVIAFIMNAIAVPNIERKRGAAPSFKDQMKLITTGRILLVLAITIIGYGGTFVTFTYLSPILRDLSGFGGTAISFILFLYGVAIAVGNHFGGRLGNNRPVHALFYIFIVQAVILLLFTFTAPSKSLGLINVIGMGLLAFMSVPVLQAYVLTLAERYAPSAVDFASSLNIASFNGGIALGAFVGGVVADGMGLQHTAWMAAVMVGFGALLTLGSMRLENKYNQDRVEIGIKP; from the coding sequence ATGAACATAAATCAGCCCACATCTTCCGCTCCTCAAGAGCGATCAGGTAATTGGTTCGCCCTATTCGCCTTGGCGATAACATTTTTTGGCGTAGGCGTTACGGAATTTATCAGCATCGGTATTTTGCCAGGCGTTGCGCGCGACTTTGGTATATCGATTTCAACTGCAGGACTTATCGTCTCCATGTATGCTCTAGGCGTAGCTGTAGGCGGACCTATCCTTACTTCGCTGACGGCTAAGTTGAACCGAAAAAAGGTTTTGCTGTCGATGATTGTGCTGTTTATTATCGGCCATTTCATTACGGCGATTGCCCCAGTGTTCAGTCTTGTGCTCGCTGGACGTGTGTTGTCGGCCTTTTCCCATGGTGTATTTTTTGCTCTTGGCTCCACGGTCGCCGCCAATCTGGTACCGCAAAACCGCCGCGGCAGTGCGATTGCTTTTGTGTTTGGAGGATTTACAATTGCGACTGCAATCGGCGCACCGCTTGGAACGTATCTGAGCGAGATTTACGGTTGGCGATTGCCCTTTTACGGAATTACGATAATCGGCGTTATCGCGTTCATTATGAATGCAATCGCTGTCCCGAACATCGAGCGGAAAAGGGGCGCAGCACCTTCGTTTAAGGATCAAATGAAGCTGATCACGACCGGCAGAATTCTGCTCGTTCTCGCAATTACAATTATCGGGTATGGCGGAACGTTTGTTACCTTTACTTATCTTTCCCCGATTTTGCGGGATCTGAGCGGATTCGGCGGAACAGCGATCAGCTTTATCCTCTTTCTTTATGGAGTAGCGATTGCGGTCGGGAACCATTTTGGCGGCCGTCTTGGCAATAACAGACCCGTACACGCGCTATTTTATATTTTCATCGTGCAAGCCGTTATATTGCTGCTGTTTACCTTTACCGCTCCTTCCAAATCGCTCGGTTTGATCAATGTGATCGGTATGGGGCTGCTCGCTTTCATGAGCGTTCCAGTTCTGCAGGCTTACGTGCTGACGCTGGCAGAGCGTTACGCTCCCAGCGCCGTTGACTTTGCCTCTTCGCTCAACATCGCTTCCTTTAATGGAGGCATAGCGCTTGGCGCTTTTGTCGGAGGTGTAGTTGCCGATGGGATGGGGCTGCAACATACGGCGTGGATGGCTGCCGTTATGGTTGGCTTCGGGGCGCTGCTTACTTTAGGCAGCATGAGGTTGGAGAATAAGTACAACCAGGACCGAGTTGAGATTGGAATCAAACCTTAA
- a CDS encoding DNA-binding transcriptional regulator, LysR family yields MNTRFNNYEQWGVKMELRQLVTFRMVALTLNFSRAAAALNYVPSNVSMQIQSLEEELGVKLVDRLNKQIALTEAGKRFSVHVEKILNDVEEAKNDLNSEKIAGTITISANEIMCTYLLPGVLLRFRELYPDVRLIFRPTSHEGLRQSLYDGVTDVIFIFDEPISSTGLHVEPLREERFRMLAAPNHRLAGQSSIQSADLSDEFFLVHEKGCTYRTMFDRFIVREGAENVTNLEFSSAEAIKQCAMLGMGIAFLPEIAVASELEQGRLIALPLELAELNVAIQMVWHKKKWISPAIHAFLDMARRELQQ; encoded by the coding sequence ATGAATACTAGATTCAATAATTATGAACAATGGGGTGTGAAAATGGAGCTTCGCCAACTCGTAACGTTCCGGATGGTCGCGCTGACGCTTAACTTCAGCCGTGCAGCCGCAGCGTTGAATTACGTTCCCTCGAATGTTTCGATGCAGATTCAATCACTGGAGGAGGAGCTTGGAGTTAAACTTGTGGACCGCTTGAACAAACAAATTGCCTTAACGGAGGCAGGTAAGCGATTTTCTGTTCATGTGGAGAAGATATTAAACGATGTGGAGGAAGCAAAAAACGATCTGAATTCCGAAAAAATCGCCGGGACGATTACTATCAGCGCAAACGAAATTATGTGCACCTACCTGCTTCCCGGTGTTCTGTTGCGATTTCGCGAGTTGTACCCCGACGTTCGGTTGATTTTCCGGCCCACTTCCCATGAGGGTCTTAGACAGTCTCTTTATGACGGGGTAACAGATGTAATCTTTATTTTTGACGAGCCCATTTCATCAACCGGGCTGCATGTCGAGCCATTGCGGGAGGAGCGATTCCGCATGCTGGCCGCGCCTAATCATCGACTGGCCGGTCAAAGCTCCATCCAATCCGCCGATTTAAGCGATGAGTTTTTTCTTGTTCACGAAAAAGGCTGCACCTATCGCACAATGTTCGATCGCTTCATCGTGCGCGAAGGCGCGGAAAACGTCACCAACCTGGAATTCAGCAGCGCCGAAGCGATCAAACAATGCGCTATGCTCGGCATGGGAATCGCCTTTTTACCGGAAATCGCCGTTGCTTCCGAACTGGAGCAAGGCCGGCTCATTGCGCTGCCTCTGGAATTGGCCGAGCTAAATGTCGCCATCCAAATGGTGTGGCACAAAAAGAAATGGATCTCTCCTGCCATTCACGCCTTCCTTGATATGGCGAGGCGGGAGCTGCAACAATAA